A DNA window from Streptomyces bacillaris contains the following coding sequences:
- a CDS encoding oxidoreductase — protein sequence MSDARTSALRPHPALTACRFAGLDLRNRFAVAPMTRVSATGDGRATEQMAEYYEAFAQGGFGLLITEGTYTDTAFSQGYLHQPGITDAAQAAAWRAVVDRAHAAGARIVLQLMHAGALAQGNRFRDRTAGPSAVRPKGEQLDKYRGSGPWPVPLELTRAQIAEAVEGFAAAAVRAREAGFDGVEIHAANGYLLDQFLTPYTNLRTDGYGGDAEGRSRLVREVTAEVRGAAGPGFPVGVRFSQGKINDFGWRWPGGDAEARVLFTAAASAGADYLHLAGSGRDWSPDGPTLPGLARQVTGLPVIANGGLHEDGVARRVLDEGHADVLAIGTGALANPDLPHKVAAGALPAPFDPQVLEPLATLDNARTHATA from the coding sequence GTGAGCGACGCCCGCACCAGCGCGTTACGTCCCCATCCAGCCCTCACCGCCTGCCGGTTCGCGGGTCTCGACCTGCGCAACAGATTCGCCGTCGCCCCCATGACCCGGGTCTCCGCCACCGGGGACGGCCGGGCCACCGAGCAGATGGCCGAGTACTACGAAGCCTTCGCCCAGGGCGGTTTCGGGCTCCTGATCACCGAGGGGACCTACACCGACACCGCCTTCAGCCAGGGCTATCTGCACCAGCCCGGCATCACGGACGCGGCGCAGGCCGCCGCCTGGCGGGCCGTCGTCGACCGGGCGCACGCCGCCGGTGCGCGCATCGTCCTCCAGCTGATGCACGCCGGGGCCCTCGCGCAGGGCAACCGGTTCCGCGACCGGACCGCGGGCCCCTCGGCGGTACGGCCGAAGGGCGAGCAGCTGGACAAGTACCGGGGCAGCGGCCCCTGGCCCGTACCGCTGGAGCTGACCCGCGCCCAGATCGCCGAGGCGGTCGAGGGGTTCGCCGCCGCGGCCGTACGTGCCCGTGAGGCCGGCTTCGACGGCGTGGAGATCCACGCGGCCAACGGCTATCTGCTCGACCAGTTCCTCACCCCGTACACCAATCTGCGCACCGACGGGTACGGCGGGGACGCCGAGGGGCGCTCACGGCTCGTGCGGGAGGTGACGGCCGAGGTCAGAGGCGCGGCCGGGCCCGGCTTCCCGGTCGGCGTCCGGTTCTCCCAGGGGAAGATCAACGACTTCGGGTGGCGGTGGCCGGGCGGCGACGCCGAGGCGCGCGTCCTCTTCACAGCGGCAGCCTCGGCCGGGGCCGACTATCTGCACCTCGCGGGCAGTGGGCGGGACTGGTCGCCGGACGGGCCGACGCTCCCCGGGCTCGCCCGGCAGGTCACCGGGCTCCCCGTCATCGCCAACGGCGGGCTGCACGAGGACGGGGTGGCGCGGCGCGTCCTGGACGAGGGGCACGCCGACGTCCTGGCGATCGGGACGGGCGCGCTGGCCAACCCCGACCTGCCGCACAAGGTGGCCGCGGGGGCTCTTCCGGCGCCGTTCGATCCGCAGGTGCTGGAACCGCTGGCGACCTTGGACAACGCCCGTACGCACGCAACCGCTTGA
- a CDS encoding nucleoside deaminase: MGTHDSELMGFAHEAIRLSREHVAQGGIPFSGVVVGGGRILGTGFNRVREDNDPTAHAEVVALREATTRHGIRAVAGATLIASGEPCALCYMAARFAGVGHIVHTADRRTAARYGFDYTSTYSLFAEDPERWPIKVTALQLPEAEAPFQDFLTMSRTRH, from the coding sequence ATGGGTACACACGACAGCGAACTGATGGGCTTCGCCCACGAAGCGATCCGGCTCAGCCGCGAGCACGTCGCCCAGGGCGGCATCCCCTTCTCCGGTGTCGTCGTGGGCGGCGGGCGGATCCTGGGGACCGGCTTCAACCGGGTCCGCGAGGACAACGACCCGACCGCGCACGCCGAGGTCGTCGCCCTCCGCGAGGCCACCACCCGGCACGGCATCCGCGCCGTGGCGGGGGCCACCCTGATCGCCTCCGGCGAGCCCTGCGCCCTGTGCTACATGGCGGCGCGGTTCGCCGGCGTCGGCCACATCGTGCACACCGCCGACCGCCGGACCGCCGCCCGGTACGGCTTCGACTACACCAGCACGTACTCCCTCTTCGCCGAGGACCCCGAGCGCTGGCCCATCAAGGTCACCGCGCTCCAACTCCCCGAGGCCGAGGCCCCGTTCCAGGACTTCCTCACCATGAGCCGGACCCGGCACTGA
- a CDS encoding DMT family transporter: protein MHWLYLAIAVAFEIAVAIAAGKAEGFKNRKWTAITLASGAAATFFLSKALLTFDVGVGYALWTSVAGVGITILGALFFGQRLNWNKAIGIVLVIGGVVGLQLSGSA, encoded by the coding sequence ATGCACTGGCTCTACCTCGCCATCGCCGTCGCCTTCGAGATCGCTGTCGCCATCGCCGCCGGAAAGGCGGAGGGCTTCAAGAACCGCAAGTGGACCGCCATCACCCTGGCCAGCGGTGCCGCCGCGACCTTCTTCCTCAGCAAGGCGCTGCTGACCTTCGACGTCGGCGTCGGCTACGCCCTGTGGACCTCCGTCGCGGGCGTCGGTATCACCATCCTCGGCGCGCTCTTCTTCGGCCAGCGCCTGAACTGGAACAAGGCGATCGGCATCGTCCTCGTCATCGGTGGCGTCGTCGGCCTTCAGCTGAGCGGTTCCGCCTGA
- a CDS encoding DMT family transporter: protein MSNAVKNPTNAWLSLLLAGVFEIGYALAVGGSEGFTVLTWSLVAVVFFLLTLYALSLALRTIEVSIGYAVWAGIGAVGAAVLGPVFFDETLTLAKGIWLTVIIVGVIWLKLADRTKPEAVAPAPAAQQVTDRPGALQV, encoded by the coding sequence ATGTCCAACGCGGTCAAGAACCCCACCAACGCCTGGCTCTCGCTCCTGCTCGCCGGAGTCTTCGAGATCGGATACGCGCTCGCCGTCGGCGGCAGCGAAGGCTTCACCGTCCTGACCTGGTCCCTGGTCGCCGTGGTGTTCTTCCTGCTGACGCTCTACGCACTGAGCCTGGCCCTGCGCACGATCGAGGTCAGCATCGGCTACGCGGTCTGGGCCGGCATCGGCGCGGTCGGCGCCGCCGTCCTGGGCCCGGTCTTCTTCGACGAGACCCTCACCCTCGCCAAGGGCATCTGGCTGACGGTCATCATCGTCGGTGTCATCTGGCTGAAGCTGGCCGACCGCACGAAGCCCGAGGCGGTCGCCCCGGCCCCGGCGGCCCAGCAGGTCACGGACCGGCCCGGCGCGCTCCAGGTCTGA
- a CDS encoding SDR family NAD(P)-dependent oxidoreductase produces the protein MTPGGGPLSGGAPPGDGLLSGKVALITGASSGIGAAAARHFADEGAAVVLVARRAAQMEEGAERIRKGGGRAVAVPGDVTRPADMERAVATAVDRFGRLDCAFNNAGHASAGTVLHELPDEDFDRTLDVNLRGVWNCLRAQLPAMLAAGGGAVVNTSSVAGVRATAASAAYVAAKHAVIGLTRAAAAEYGEHGIRVNALVVGGTDTEMMDALRPPGPAVGAGFGSQGIQRRLADPVEIARAAAWLCSDASSFTTGTALAVDGGRTAK, from the coding sequence GTGACGCCGGGCGGAGGGCCGCTGTCCGGCGGAGCGCCCCCGGGCGACGGGCTGCTGTCCGGCAAGGTGGCGCTGATCACCGGCGCCTCCAGCGGGATCGGCGCCGCTGCGGCCCGGCACTTCGCCGACGAGGGGGCCGCCGTCGTGCTGGTGGCCCGCCGGGCCGCCCAGATGGAGGAGGGCGCCGAGCGCATCCGGAAGGGCGGCGGCCGGGCCGTGGCCGTACCGGGCGACGTCACCCGCCCCGCGGACATGGAACGGGCCGTGGCCACGGCGGTCGACCGGTTCGGCCGCCTCGACTGCGCGTTCAACAACGCCGGTCACGCCAGCGCCGGAACGGTCCTGCACGAACTCCCCGACGAGGACTTCGACCGCACGCTGGACGTCAATCTGCGCGGGGTGTGGAACTGCCTGCGCGCCCAGCTCCCCGCCATGCTGGCGGCGGGCGGGGGCGCGGTCGTCAACACCTCCAGCGTGGCGGGCGTCCGGGCCACCGCCGCGTCGGCCGCCTATGTGGCCGCGAAGCACGCGGTCATCGGCCTCACCAGGGCGGCGGCGGCCGAGTACGGCGAGCACGGCATCCGGGTCAACGCCCTCGTGGTGGGCGGCACCGACACGGAGATGATGGACGCCCTCCGCCCGCCCGGCCCCGCCGTGGGGGCGGGCTTCGGCTCCCAGGGCATCCAGCGGCGGCTGGCCGACCCGGTCGAGATCGCCCGCGCCGCCGCCTGGCTCTGCTCGGACGCCTCCTCCTTCACCACCGGGACCGCCCTCGCGGTGGACGGCGGCCGCACCGCCAAGTGA
- a CDS encoding HAD family hydrolase: MLSLRLAALNIDGVLLNDTFSPVIHQFVTSRGGTYSAALERSVFSQPRHIAGRRLAAAVGGGLTGEAALAAYFEERAAHVDRHPVMITPGTRQLLHRLRSAGLRTVCYGGLGKEHFDHHLGRYAHLFDGPGYVCTNDFRPGLREITEDVFGLRPAQALFVDDVARVADAARELGTAFVGRPSAFAHSHQRALMREAGVRHLIDRLDTLDDGLLRRIDQEMNADTFWSASLTAAGRGGYA, translated from the coding sequence ATGCTTTCCTTACGCCTGGCCGCGCTGAACATCGACGGTGTCCTGCTGAACGACACCTTCAGTCCGGTCATCCACCAGTTCGTCACCAGCAGGGGCGGTACGTACTCCGCCGCCCTGGAGCGATCCGTCTTCTCCCAGCCGCGGCACATAGCCGGCCGGCGGCTCGCGGCCGCCGTGGGTGGCGGCTTGACGGGCGAGGCGGCGCTCGCCGCCTACTTCGAGGAGCGCGCCGCCCACGTCGACCGCCACCCGGTCATGATCACACCGGGCACCCGCCAGCTGCTGCACCGGCTGCGGAGCGCGGGCCTGCGCACGGTCTGCTACGGCGGCCTGGGCAAGGAGCACTTCGACCACCATCTGGGCCGCTACGCCCACCTGTTCGACGGCCCCGGCTATGTCTGCACCAACGACTTCCGCCCGGGCCTCCGGGAGATCACCGAGGACGTCTTCGGCCTCCGCCCCGCCCAGGCCCTCTTCGTCGACGACGTCGCCCGGGTCGCGGACGCGGCCCGCGAGCTGGGCACCGCCTTCGTCGGCCGCCCCTCCGCCTTCGCCCACAGCCACCAGCGCGCGCTCATGCGGGAGGCAGGCGTACGCCACCTGATCGACCGCCTGGACACGCTCGACGACGGCCTGCTGCGCCGGATCGACCAGGAGATGAACGCGGACACCTTCTGGAGCGCCTCCCTGACCGCGGCGGGCCGGGGCGGGTACGCGTGA
- a CDS encoding ScbR family autoregulator-binding transcription factor, producing the protein MAQPKQERAEQTRRALLHAAAEVFDEYGYAGASITRILKRAGVTAGALYFHFGSKEDLAKAVMNSQPETLVPLVAAGGLQRLIDLTLVWSWQLQRDPLLRAGVRLTNEQTSAEGPANADPYEKFRAIMTGYLQEAQEDGELQPGVDPAVVAEFVVAACTGMQMYSNVVSGRRDLPERTQQMWNLILPGIAVPSVITRAEATPARGAAMMP; encoded by the coding sequence ATGGCGCAACCGAAACAGGAGCGAGCGGAACAGACCCGTCGCGCTCTCCTCCATGCAGCAGCAGAGGTCTTCGACGAGTACGGCTACGCGGGAGCCAGCATCACCCGCATCCTCAAGCGCGCCGGTGTGACGGCAGGGGCGCTCTACTTCCACTTCGGCTCCAAGGAGGACCTGGCCAAGGCGGTGATGAACAGCCAGCCGGAGACCCTGGTCCCGCTGGTCGCCGCCGGCGGGCTGCAGCGGCTCATCGACCTCACGCTCGTCTGGTCGTGGCAGCTCCAGCGCGATCCGCTGCTCCGGGCCGGCGTGCGGCTGACCAACGAGCAGACCTCCGCGGAAGGCCCGGCCAACGCCGACCCGTACGAGAAGTTCCGCGCGATCATGACCGGCTATCTGCAGGAGGCCCAGGAGGACGGCGAGCTGCAGCCGGGCGTCGACCCGGCCGTGGTGGCGGAGTTCGTGGTCGCCGCCTGTACCGGGATGCAGATGTACTCCAACGTCGTCAGCGGCCGCCGGGACCTCCCCGAGCGCACCCAGCAGATGTGGAACCTGATCCTCCCGGGCATCGCGGTGCCGTCCGTGATCACCCGCGCCGAGGCGACCCCTGCCCGGGGCGCCGCGATGATGCCCTGA
- a CDS encoding ScbA/BarX family gamma-butyrolactone biosynthesis protein, with product MHQWQVHKLRGEEVLLSTWTEPCPGRFVITARWPKGHAFYRPSQGAYDPLLLAETVRQAVPLLSHAVHGVPREHKQAWEYLSFAVEPLASLVTTAEDEVRLVVTCSNVVRRGNRFAGMTMDIDVHLGKRLMGIAHTRFNNQPEAIYRRLRGSYADVHAALEHCLPAGPPVEPHRVGRDFPADVVLSPALGGERPGRWLLRVDPAHPVLFDHPVDHVPGMLLLEAARQAAHAVDGGGTAAVIGMRTDFVRYVELDAPAVVVAGTPVPAGTGRRRVPVSIEQHGVRVFTSEVTVA from the coding sequence GTGCACCAGTGGCAGGTGCACAAGCTTCGGGGAGAGGAAGTACTGCTCAGCACGTGGACCGAGCCGTGCCCGGGACGCTTCGTGATCACGGCGCGCTGGCCGAAGGGGCACGCGTTCTACCGGCCGTCGCAGGGAGCGTACGACCCGCTGCTGCTCGCGGAGACCGTACGCCAGGCGGTGCCGCTGCTCTCCCACGCCGTGCACGGCGTCCCGCGTGAGCACAAACAGGCGTGGGAGTACTTAAGCTTCGCGGTCGAGCCGCTGGCCTCGCTGGTCACCACCGCCGAGGACGAGGTCCGTCTCGTCGTCACCTGCTCGAACGTGGTCCGGCGCGGCAACAGGTTCGCCGGGATGACCATGGACATCGACGTCCACCTGGGGAAGCGGCTGATGGGCATCGCGCACACCCGCTTCAACAACCAGCCCGAGGCCATCTACCGCAGGCTGCGCGGGAGTTACGCGGACGTCCACGCCGCACTGGAGCACTGCCTCCCGGCGGGCCCGCCGGTGGAGCCGCACCGAGTGGGCCGGGACTTCCCGGCCGACGTGGTCCTCTCTCCCGCGCTGGGAGGCGAGCGGCCCGGCCGGTGGCTGCTGCGGGTCGACCCCGCCCACCCGGTCCTCTTCGACCACCCGGTCGACCATGTGCCCGGGATGCTCCTGCTCGAAGCCGCCCGGCAGGCGGCGCACGCCGTCGACGGTGGCGGCACCGCGGCCGTCATCGGGATGCGTACGGACTTCGTCCGGTACGTCGAACTCGACGCCCCCGCCGTCGTCGTGGCCGGTACCCCGGTCCCCGCCGGTACGGGGCGGCGCCGCGTCCCCGTCTCCATCGAGCAGCACGGCGTCCGGGTCTTCACCTCCGAGGTGACCGTCGCCTAG
- a CDS encoding 4'-phosphopantetheinyl transferase family protein encodes MTHDLKWSDAPPGEIRDQVAVWIVRAPAGQRLPPDGSPPDWLDEKERSRLAAIPQHSGKEAYAFAHWALRSVLGSSLSCPPRSVGFLRQPCPGCGGAHGRPAIRDPDQGGEPPEFSMSHSGDHVAIAVAEATIGIDIESHPTPESVAGYLPFLHPREQQWLGGRPDDELVRDFARLWTRKEAMAKATGQGMAAVMNRLDLTGQPLGWRVRQLIAPPGYEASFAVPASVHLEVTMHDELPYPMPELEQV; translated from the coding sequence ATGACACACGACCTCAAGTGGTCCGACGCGCCTCCGGGCGAGATCCGCGACCAGGTGGCCGTCTGGATCGTCCGGGCCCCGGCCGGGCAGCGCCTGCCGCCCGACGGGTCCCCGCCCGACTGGCTCGACGAGAAGGAACGGAGCCGGCTGGCCGCGATCCCGCAGCACTCCGGCAAGGAGGCCTACGCCTTCGCCCACTGGGCGCTGCGGAGCGTCCTCGGGTCCTCGCTCAGCTGCCCGCCCCGGAGCGTCGGCTTCCTGCGGCAGCCGTGTCCCGGCTGCGGCGGGGCGCACGGCAGACCGGCCATCCGCGATCCGGACCAGGGCGGCGAACCCCCGGAGTTCTCGATGTCGCACAGCGGGGACCACGTCGCCATCGCGGTCGCCGAGGCCACCATCGGCATCGACATCGAGTCCCATCCGACCCCGGAGTCGGTCGCCGGCTATCTGCCCTTCCTCCACCCGAGGGAGCAGCAGTGGCTGGGCGGCCGTCCGGACGACGAACTGGTCCGGGACTTCGCCCGGCTGTGGACCCGCAAGGAGGCCATGGCCAAGGCGACGGGCCAGGGCATGGCGGCCGTCATGAACCGGCTGGACCTCACCGGCCAGCCGCTCGGCTGGCGGGTGCGGCAGCTGATCGCCCCGCCCGGGTACGAGGCCAGCTTCGCGGTCCCGGCCTCGGTGCACCTGGAAGTCACCATGCACGACGAACTCCCGTATCCAATGCCGGAGTTGGAGCAGGTCTGA
- a CDS encoding DUF6253 family protein, protein MSLLPAYGYQAAVQETCDTPEYHMPLVCWHDDDNGVRGLVLYRGALRPAEQVPGFRRYLAAEGLEQYATTGPWPLLAATA, encoded by the coding sequence ATGAGCCTGCTGCCCGCGTACGGCTACCAGGCCGCCGTGCAGGAGACCTGTGACACACCGGAGTACCACATGCCCCTGGTGTGCTGGCACGACGACGACAACGGCGTGCGCGGCCTGGTGCTGTACCGCGGGGCGCTGCGCCCGGCGGAGCAGGTGCCGGGGTTCCGGCGCTATCTCGCCGCCGAGGGTCTGGAGCAGTACGCCACGACCGGCCCGTGGCCGCTGCTCGCAGCAACCGCCTGA
- a CDS encoding maleate cis-trans isomerase family protein, with amino-acid sequence MTQFQAREDGWGAVARVGVVVPHADVGPESELQAMAPRDVYIHGSRVHFGAMRPGGEMDPKIPHDPVRAFIDPPFIDDAVELLAASPLDSIALGFTSSAYVLGADGEQKLFERLAERTRGIPLTGTTHAAAAGFRALGAERIALVNPPWFDDELSALGASYFGERGFDVVHHAPCGLPSNQKLITPEALVQWIESTVAPQQPQAVLVAGNGIRAVGTIAGLEERIGLPVLTANQVLFWHALHLAGGTEAAARISDYGALFGVRPEPGSVTG; translated from the coding sequence ATGACGCAGTTCCAGGCCCGAGAGGACGGCTGGGGCGCCGTCGCCCGCGTCGGTGTCGTCGTTCCGCACGCCGACGTCGGGCCGGAGTCCGAGCTCCAGGCGATGGCCCCGCGCGATGTCTACATCCACGGCTCCCGCGTCCACTTCGGGGCGATGCGGCCCGGCGGCGAGATGGACCCCAAGATCCCGCACGACCCGGTGCGCGCCTTCATCGACCCGCCCTTCATCGACGACGCGGTCGAGCTGCTCGCGGCCTCCCCGCTGGACTCCATCGCCCTGGGGTTCACCAGCTCCGCCTACGTCCTGGGCGCCGACGGCGAGCAGAAGCTCTTCGAGCGGCTCGCGGAGCGGACCCGTGGCATCCCGCTCACCGGCACCACCCACGCGGCCGCGGCCGGGTTCCGCGCGCTGGGCGCCGAGCGGATCGCGCTGGTCAACCCGCCGTGGTTCGACGACGAGCTGTCGGCCCTGGGCGCCTCGTACTTCGGTGAGCGGGGGTTCGACGTCGTCCACCACGCCCCCTGCGGCCTCCCCAGCAACCAGAAGCTCATCACCCCGGAGGCCCTGGTGCAGTGGATCGAGTCCACCGTCGCCCCGCAGCAGCCGCAGGCGGTCCTGGTCGCCGGCAACGGCATCCGCGCCGTGGGCACCATCGCGGGCCTGGAGGAGCGGATCGGCCTCCCCGTCCTCACCGCCAACCAGGTGCTCTTCTGGCACGCGCTGCACCTGGCGGGCGGCACCGAGGCGGCCGCGCGGATCAGCGACTACGGCGCCCTGTTCGGCGTCCGTCCCGAACCCGGGAGCGTGACCGGATGA
- a CDS encoding transglutaminase-like domain-containing protein produces MTDTLTEAVPATPTAEDLDRLTAATDFLDHDHETVRAFVDKALQGVDRATATPVELAVALYYAVRDGIHYEVYGADLSPQGLKASSIISGGKGFCLHKSVLYAAACRSVGIPARLHYSDVRNHLASDRLRSYIGGDVFFHGLATVYLDGQWLKVTPVFNKLLCRLYGMTPLEFDGRSDSLYHPFDAQGRQSMEFLTDHGDFDDVPYEFVMGNMRRKHPKFLDAEGTGTVSGGSLADEAS; encoded by the coding sequence ATGACCGACACCCTGACCGAAGCCGTCCCCGCGACCCCGACCGCCGAGGACCTCGACCGCCTCACCGCGGCCACCGACTTCCTCGACCACGACCACGAGACCGTACGCGCCTTCGTGGACAAGGCCCTCCAGGGGGTCGACCGCGCCACCGCCACCCCCGTCGAACTCGCCGTCGCCCTCTACTACGCGGTGCGCGACGGGATCCACTACGAGGTGTACGGCGCCGACCTGTCGCCGCAGGGGCTGAAGGCGTCCAGCATCATCTCCGGCGGCAAGGGCTTCTGCCTGCACAAGTCCGTGCTCTACGCCGCCGCCTGCCGCTCCGTCGGCATCCCGGCCCGGCTGCACTACAGCGACGTCCGCAACCACCTCGCCTCCGACCGGCTGCGCTCCTACATCGGCGGCGACGTCTTCTTCCACGGCCTGGCCACCGTGTACCTGGACGGTCAGTGGCTGAAGGTGACCCCGGTCTTCAACAAGCTGCTGTGCCGGCTGTACGGCATGACCCCGCTGGAGTTCGACGGCCGCTCCGACAGCCTCTACCACCCCTTCGACGCGCAGGGGCGGCAGAGCATGGAGTTCCTCACCGACCACGGCGACTTCGACGACGTCCCGTACGAGTTCGTCATGGGCAACATGCGCCGCAAGCACCCGAAGTTCCTCGACGCGGAGGGCACCGGCACGGTGAGCGGCGGCTCGCTGGCCGACGAGGCGAGCTGA
- a CDS encoding acyl-CoA dehydrogenase family protein, with protein sequence MAAEKDTDTYGITAPYGDELNDDVARWDRAGEFPQEKWKPLQRSGLFTLPFAPEYGGAGRTLTETMAALEGLGHTSRDAGLNFSASTQIVSVGIPLQAFGSEELRSRYLPRVTSGEAITAHAITEPGHGSDVMNIRTTAVREGDEYVIDGGKMFITNAPVADLFLLYVRTGKPGAFGLSTFLAERSTPGLKIGEPLETMGLRTSPISEVTLDNVRLPAANRLGSEGAGFLIMDYVMKREVLFSFAVNLGEMTHRLKRVVEHATTRQQFGTAIGKNQAVSHKIADMRIAVETARKWLYDTGRKVEQGTDASLDVAATKIVVSEANQRTAQHAIQIFGARGYLTDTGIERELRNATSGSIYSGTNEIQRNCIAALMGL encoded by the coding sequence ATGGCAGCAGAGAAGGACACAGACACCTACGGCATCACAGCGCCGTACGGCGACGAGCTGAACGACGACGTCGCCCGCTGGGACCGGGCCGGCGAGTTCCCCCAGGAGAAGTGGAAGCCGCTCCAGCGCTCCGGCCTCTTCACCCTCCCCTTCGCCCCGGAGTACGGCGGCGCCGGCCGGACGCTCACCGAGACCATGGCCGCGCTGGAGGGCCTCGGCCACACCAGCCGGGACGCGGGCCTCAACTTCTCGGCGTCCACGCAGATCGTCAGCGTCGGCATCCCGCTCCAGGCGTTCGGCTCCGAGGAGCTGCGCTCGCGCTACCTGCCGCGGGTCACCTCCGGCGAGGCCATCACCGCGCACGCGATCACCGAGCCGGGCCACGGCTCGGACGTGATGAACATCCGGACCACGGCCGTCCGCGAGGGCGACGAGTACGTGATCGACGGCGGCAAGATGTTCATCACCAACGCCCCCGTCGCCGACCTCTTCCTGCTCTACGTCCGCACCGGCAAGCCGGGCGCCTTCGGGCTGAGCACCTTCCTCGCCGAGCGCTCCACACCGGGCCTGAAGATCGGTGAGCCGCTGGAGACGATGGGGCTGCGCACCTCCCCGATCAGCGAGGTCACGCTCGACAACGTCCGGCTGCCCGCCGCCAACCGGCTCGGCAGCGAGGGTGCCGGCTTCCTGATCATGGACTACGTGATGAAGCGGGAGGTCCTCTTCTCCTTCGCCGTCAACCTCGGCGAGATGACCCACCGCCTCAAGCGCGTCGTCGAACACGCCACCACCCGCCAGCAGTTCGGCACCGCCATCGGCAAGAACCAGGCGGTCTCCCACAAGATCGCGGACATGAGGATCGCGGTGGAGACGGCCCGTAAGTGGCTGTACGACACCGGGCGCAAGGTCGAGCAGGGCACGGACGCCTCGCTGGACGTGGCCGCCACCAAGATCGTGGTCAGCGAGGCCAACCAGCGCACCGCCCAGCACGCCATCCAGATCTTCGGCGCCCGCGGCTATCTGACCGACACCGGCATCGAGCGCGAGCTGCGCAACGCCACCTCCGGCTCCATCTACTCCGGCACCAACGAGATCCAGCGCAACTGCATCGCCGCCCTGATGGGCCTGTGA
- a CDS encoding ectoine synthase: MIVRSLSDVPAVEWGSGTSHRLLTEADGMGFTVCETLVRQGTTSGLQYLGHLEACYCIGGSGEVVTTDGTRHKIKTGTIYALDQHDAHHLIASDDEDLLLVSVFSPALRGDEKHSLSEDGFSRY, translated from the coding sequence ATGATCGTCCGTTCTCTCTCCGACGTCCCCGCGGTCGAGTGGGGCAGCGGCACCAGCCACCGCCTGCTCACCGAGGCGGACGGTATGGGCTTCACCGTCTGCGAGACGCTGGTCCGCCAGGGCACCACGAGCGGGCTGCAGTACCTCGGCCACCTGGAGGCCTGCTACTGCATAGGCGGCTCGGGCGAGGTCGTCACCACCGACGGCACCCGTCACAAGATCAAGACCGGGACCATCTACGCCCTGGACCAGCACGACGCCCACCACCTGATCGCCTCCGACGACGAGGACCTCCTCCTCGTCTCCGTCTTCAGCCCGGCGCTGCGGGGCGACGAGAAGCACTCGCTCTCCGAGGACGGCTTCTCCCGCTACTGA
- a CDS encoding acyl carrier protein — MSTGANDPIRAYIVNEFLAGEDAEDLTDDFDLIESTVVNSLGLVRLISWISETYHIPVDDIPLEPAAYRTLADIRGFVAQAAPASV, encoded by the coding sequence ATGAGCACCGGTGCCAACGACCCGATCCGCGCCTACATCGTCAACGAGTTCCTCGCCGGCGAGGACGCCGAGGACCTGACCGACGACTTCGACCTCATCGAGAGCACCGTCGTCAACAGCCTCGGCCTGGTCCGCCTCATCTCCTGGATATCCGAGACGTACCACATCCCCGTCGACGACATCCCCCTGGAGCCGGCCGCCTACCGCACGCTCGCGGACATCCGCGGCTTCGTCGCGCAGGCCGCCCCGGCCTCCGTCTGA